A single Providencia manganoxydans DNA region contains:
- a CDS encoding molecular chaperone has translation MKNKLLLLPLLFIMHNSMAAVSLDRTRAIVEGDSSPVIINIENQSDTLPYLAQAWIDDQDGNKITTSPLIATPLVQRLEPNIKSMIRISTTDVSKLPKDRESIYYFNLREIPPKSDKPNVMQVALQSRIKLFYRPDAILDKAKTNWALDLELNIANDGYVIKNTSPFYLTVIGLAGDKNKSENGAFDSFMIEPFGNHKVKTTHFQKPYLTYINDYGGRPTVSFNCNSSVCKADKQQ, from the coding sequence ATGAAAAATAAATTATTATTACTTCCATTATTATTTATCATGCACAACAGTATGGCAGCAGTGTCTCTTGATAGAACAAGAGCAATAGTAGAAGGTGATTCTAGTCCTGTTATTATTAATATCGAAAACCAGAGTGATACTTTACCGTACTTAGCTCAGGCTTGGATTGATGATCAAGATGGTAATAAAATTACTACCTCACCATTAATTGCAACCCCGTTAGTTCAACGATTAGAACCTAACATAAAAAGTATGATTAGAATTTCAACTACCGATGTATCTAAATTACCTAAAGATAGAGAATCTATTTATTACTTTAACTTAAGAGAAATACCGCCTAAAAGCGATAAACCAAACGTCATGCAAGTTGCATTACAGTCAAGAATTAAATTATTTTATCGTCCAGATGCTATTTTAGATAAGGCAAAAACAAATTGGGCATTAGATTTAGAGTTAAATATAGCTAATGATGGCTATGTGATTAAAAACACATCACCATTTTATTTAACCGTTATTGGATTGGCTGGAGATAAAAATAAGTCAGAAAATGGTGCATTTGATTCATTTATGATCGAGCCCTTTGGAAATCATAAAGTTAAAACCACTCACTTTCAAAAACCATACTTAACTTACATTAATGATTATGGTGGAAGGCCAACAGTTTCATTTAACTGTAACTCATCGGTATGTAAAGCTGATAAACAGCAATAG
- a CDS encoding fimbrial protein yields MKNLLIIAILFYHIFNMQAFSAVNWGEATVKGEILASGCSMQLTSKNQIIEFGDYPLSRAEEKKITKPFNIILKNCQLSNSYYENEKSPIRVKFSGSVTNNFNGFKFNNADGLSIYILNGKDVVKPNEYYPIYDLKRTSGKTKSINEQQLNFLSEIVVDERLRPQVGEFSSIITFDIDYY; encoded by the coding sequence ATGAAAAACTTGTTGATTATTGCCATTCTTTTTTATCATATTTTTAATATGCAAGCATTTTCAGCAGTGAATTGGGGAGAGGCAACCGTTAAAGGTGAGATATTAGCTTCAGGATGTTCAATGCAATTAACAAGCAAAAACCAAATTATTGAATTTGGCGATTATCCATTAAGCCGAGCTGAAGAAAAAAAAATCACCAAACCTTTTAATATAATTTTAAAAAATTGTCAGCTATCAAATTCTTATTATGAGAATGAAAAATCACCTATAAGAGTCAAATTTTCAGGTTCAGTAACAAATAATTTTAATGGCTTTAAATTTAATAATGCAGATGGTTTGTCTATTTACATATTAAACGGGAAAGACGTTGTTAAGCCTAATGAGTATTACCCAATTTATGATTTAAAAAGAACTTCAGGTAAAACAAAATCGATCAATGAACAGCAATTGAATTTTTTATCTGAAATTGTTGTTGACGAGAGACTTAGGCCGCAAGTAGGAGAATTCTCGAGCATCATTACATTTGATATTGATTACTATTAA
- a CDS encoding fimbria/pilus outer membrane usher protein, with product MLSIKEKMTILMVSMLCFSKVSYSVEFNTDILDSTDKANIDVSRFKNPNFILPGTYFFNIIINSTQLTQSAAPIKIIGSDNDDSVSNVCIDKSYVNSLGLKEKYISELAFWNNGQCIDFVKLKGVSITPNLPDGTVNINIPQLYLEYMDANWLPKTLWDEGISGLLLDYNANYQYSDNDSLRNQIASISGYLGANMGAWRLRGEYYGNYQRQESNGQSSTIRNLLLNTIYLYRNIKALDAKLVVGESTTPSQILEPFRFTGLSLFTNDSMLPPRLRGYAPEITGIAKTNSRVVVTQLGSVLYDGNVPAGPFKIQSLNSGTRGELHVKIIEQDGSEQQFIVNSSNVPYLTRPGTTRYNASIGQPIKRDHSVYGGVFFFRGEASHGLNNNWSLNAASDISQGYQQVSLGVGRFMNQFGALSVNIARSFAQLDHDSPSGNSYSINYSKTFDEYDMDLTFAGYRFTDRKYYTMSQYLDLRNDKIIDNEKERYQISLSKRIGEFNINLNYQLQQYWDRGQTHQYGLNVGKSINIPYLNLRGGSITLSANRNYYQNKYDDQISLMFSVPFGKQFYTFDTMKYNDTYNSRISVSNLTEDNDYYNLSASTSYGKNARKQSTLAGMYDLSTRYASLNSNISVSDKGDSSFGMGLNGGVTLTQHGIALHSSSYSSAARLMIDTNNVADVPLNNGTTVTNGMGIGVIPNMTSYYKNSYNVDMSKLPDNIESSNTIYDIALTEGAIGYRKISADKGFKLFATIKMADNSGSPPFGAQVLNEKGREVGIISDNGLVWLTAVQSEEKLNINWSNKTQCNTTLPVLDNINQIILICEK from the coding sequence ATGTTATCAATAAAAGAAAAAATGACCATTTTGATGGTGTCGATGCTTTGTTTTAGCAAAGTATCCTATTCTGTAGAATTTAATACAGATATACTTGATAGCACAGATAAAGCTAATATTGATGTATCAAGGTTTAAAAATCCAAATTTTATTCTTCCTGGAACTTATTTTTTCAATATAATTATTAATAGTACTCAATTAACTCAATCTGCCGCTCCTATTAAAATTATAGGTAGTGATAATGATGACTCTGTCAGTAATGTCTGTATTGATAAGTCTTATGTTAATAGCCTAGGTCTTAAAGAAAAATATATCAGTGAACTAGCATTCTGGAATAATGGACAATGCATTGATTTCGTCAAGTTAAAAGGTGTTAGTATTACACCAAACTTACCCGATGGAACAGTAAACATAAATATACCTCAACTATATTTAGAATATATGGATGCGAACTGGTTGCCTAAAACTCTTTGGGATGAAGGCATTAGCGGGTTATTATTGGATTATAATGCTAACTATCAATATAGTGATAATGATAGCTTAAGAAACCAAATTGCGTCGATAAGTGGTTATCTTGGCGCTAATATGGGTGCTTGGCGCTTGCGTGGTGAATATTATGGTAATTACCAAAGGCAGGAGTCAAATGGTCAATCATCAACAATACGTAATTTGTTGCTTAATACTATTTATTTATATAGAAATATTAAAGCATTGGATGCCAAATTAGTTGTCGGTGAGAGCACTACACCATCACAAATATTAGAACCATTTAGATTTACTGGATTATCATTATTTACAAATGATTCAATGTTACCACCACGGCTAAGAGGATATGCGCCTGAAATTACAGGGATAGCTAAAACCAATTCTCGCGTGGTTGTCACTCAATTAGGCAGTGTATTATATGATGGCAATGTGCCTGCTGGCCCATTTAAAATTCAGTCATTAAATAGTGGTACTCGTGGTGAATTACATGTAAAAATTATTGAGCAGGATGGCTCTGAACAACAATTTATTGTTAACAGCTCTAATGTACCTTATTTAACTCGTCCAGGGACGACTCGATACAACGCCTCTATAGGCCAACCAATTAAACGAGATCATTCAGTCTATGGGGGTGTGTTTTTCTTCAGGGGAGAAGCTTCTCATGGCTTAAATAATAATTGGTCATTAAACGCGGCTTCCGACATCAGCCAAGGTTATCAGCAAGTTTCACTTGGTGTTGGCCGATTTATGAATCAATTTGGTGCGTTATCTGTAAATATTGCTCGTTCTTTTGCACAGCTAGACCATGATAGTCCATCGGGTAACTCATATAGTATTAATTACTCTAAAACTTTTGATGAGTATGACATGGATCTAACGTTTGCGGGATATCGTTTTACCGATAGAAAATATTATACGATGTCTCAGTATTTAGATCTAAGAAACGACAAAATTATTGATAATGAAAAGGAACGCTATCAAATAAGCCTTTCAAAACGTATAGGCGAATTTAATATCAATTTAAATTATCAATTACAACAATATTGGGATAGAGGGCAAACCCACCAATATGGGCTAAATGTAGGTAAGAGTATTAATATTCCTTATCTAAATTTACGAGGCGGGAGTATAACGCTATCAGCAAATAGAAATTATTATCAAAACAAATATGACGACCAAATTAGCTTGATGTTTTCAGTTCCATTTGGTAAGCAATTTTATACTTTTGATACAATGAAATATAATGATACCTATAATTCACGTATTTCAGTCTCTAATTTAACTGAAGATAATGATTACTATAATTTAAGCGCATCAACAAGCTACGGGAAAAATGCGAGAAAGCAAAGCACACTAGCGGGTATGTATGATTTATCAACTCGTTATGCATCTTTAAATAGTAATATTTCAGTCTCAGATAAAGGAGATTCTAGCTTTGGTATGGGACTTAATGGCGGTGTAACATTAACGCAGCATGGTATTGCTTTACATAGCTCATCATATTCATCTGCGGCTAGACTAATGATAGATACAAATAATGTTGCTGATGTACCATTAAATAACGGTACAACAGTCACAAACGGAATGGGGATAGGCGTTATTCCGAATATGACTAGCTACTACAAAAATAGCTATAATGTTGATATGAGCAAATTACCAGATAATATTGAATCATCGAATACAATATATGATATCGCATTAACAGAAGGTGCAATTGGATACCGAAAAATCAGTGCAGATAAAGGATTTAAATTATTTGCTACCATTAAAATGGCAGATAATTCAGGATCACCTCCATTCGGAGCTCAAGTACTAAATGAAAAAGGTAGAGAAGTCGGAATTATTAGCGACAATGGGCTAGTATGGCTAACCGCCGTTCAATCAGAAGAAAAGTTAAACATTAATTGGTCTAATAAAACTCAATGTAATACAACATTACCTGTTTTAGATAATATAAACCAAATTATTTTAATTTGTGAAAAGTAG